One region of Epilithonimonas zeae genomic DNA includes:
- a CDS encoding GIY-YIG nuclease family protein, giving the protein MKQYFLFILKCSDNSYYTGVTSDFESRLIKHQSGYYPESYTHSRRPVQLVLYNEFNEIEQAIAFEKQVKGWSKKKKEAIINDNWEKLKGLSICRNNSHSDNMYKGFDSAQPDTV; this is encoded by the coding sequence ATGAAACAATATTTTCTTTTCATATTAAAATGTTCTGATAACTCTTATTACACAGGAGTTACAAGCGATTTTGAGTCTCGACTTATCAAACATCAATCAGGATATTATCCTGAAAGTTATACACATAGTAGAAGACCTGTTCAATTGGTTTTATACAATGAATTTAATGAAATTGAACAAGCTATTGCTTTCGAAAAACAGGTAAAAGGTTGGAGTAAAAAGAAAAAGGAAGCTATTATCAATGACAATTGGGAGAAATTAAAAGGATTATCTATTTGTCGAAATAATAGCCACTCAGATAATATGTATAAAGGCTTCGACTCCGCTCAGCCTGACACTGTTTAA
- the paaB gene encoding 1,2-phenylacetyl-CoA epoxidase subunit PaaB: MQNTEWPLWEVFIRSRQGLDHKHVGSLHAADAEMAIQNARDVYTRRMEGISIWVVESKHIHATNPDDSEAFYEPSEDKVYRHPTFYHVPEEVKNM, from the coding sequence ATGCAAAATACAGAATGGCCGCTTTGGGAGGTTTTTATCAGAAGCAGACAGGGTTTGGACCACAAGCACGTCGGTAGTCTTCATGCTGCTGATGCAGAAATGGCAATCCAAAATGCACGTGACGTTTATACGAGAAGGATGGAGGGTATCAGCATTTGGGTTGTAGAATCCAAGCACATCCACGCTACTAATCCCGATGATTCCGAAGCCTTTTACGAACCTTCGGAAGACAAGGTCTACCGTCATCCGACCTTTTACCACGTTCCGGAAGAAGTGAAGAATATGTAA
- a CDS encoding SDR family oxidoreductase yields MSKVIIITGASSGIGYALAEYFGKKGNKVYGLSRKVVSSDYFVSIPTDITEKEQIDNAISEILKTETRIDILINNAGMGMVGAVEDSTKEDISKLFNLNLIGSVQMMTAVLPKMREQKSGKIINVSSIGSEMGLPFRGFYSASKSALDKVTEAMRYEVYPWNIHVCSLHLGDIKTNIAENRVKTKVSEPYKNVFDKVYALMNSHVGDGTEPLDVAVYVDQLLGKSKWKAHYYFGKFGQKIGVPLKWILPQNTYENLMKKYNKMD; encoded by the coding sequence ATGTCAAAAGTTATTATCATCACAGGCGCTTCATCCGGAATTGGGTATGCCTTGGCAGAATATTTTGGAAAGAAAGGCAACAAAGTCTACGGGTTGAGCAGAAAAGTCGTCAGCTCCGATTATTTCGTTTCGATTCCAACGGATATTACAGAGAAAGAACAGATCGATAATGCGATTTCTGAAATACTGAAAACGGAAACCAGAATTGATATTCTGATTAATAACGCCGGGATGGGAATGGTAGGTGCAGTTGAAGATTCTACGAAAGAAGATATTTCGAAATTATTCAACCTTAATTTAATTGGTTCTGTCCAAATGATGACGGCTGTTCTTCCAAAGATGAGAGAACAGAAATCCGGAAAAATCATCAATGTTTCCAGCATCGGTTCAGAAATGGGATTGCCCTTCCGTGGATTTTATTCTGCTTCCAAATCGGCATTAGATAAAGTGACGGAAGCAATGCGCTACGAAGTTTATCCTTGGAACATCCACGTTTGCTCGCTTCATTTAGGCGATATCAAAACCAATATTGCAGAAAACCGTGTGAAAACAAAAGTTTCTGAGCCTTATAAAAATGTCTTTGATAAAGTTTATGCTTTGATGAATTCTCACGTTGGTGACGGAACAGAACCTTTGGATGTTGCAGTTTACGTGGACCAGCTTTTAGGAAAGTCAAAATGGAAAGCCCATTATTATTTTGGTAAATTCGGACAAAAAATTGGTGTTCCTTTGAAATGGATTCTTCCTCAGAATACTTACGAAAATCTGATGAAGAAGTATAATAAAATGGATTGA
- a CDS encoding 3-phosphoshikimate 1-carboxyvinyltransferase codes for MILKKSELIDGKNIQITGSKSISNRLLILGKLFGNIDMLNLSNSQDTTLLKKALESDSETIDIHHAGTAMRFLTSYYSIFEGRKTILTGSDRMKNRPIKPLVDALQLLGADITYLEKEGYPPLQIIGKKIEKDSVKISANVSSQFLTSLILIGGKLENGLTLELEGEITSRPYLEMTLKILNEIGIKSHFAENTIEILPHPENARIEHYEVESDWSSASYFYSLAAIGRKSINLRSYHTLSLQGDSVIKEIYWKYFGINTVSDYAENSISLLPEPAFQYPESISLDMNDCPDIAQTLCVTATALKIPFVITGLHTLKVKETDRLVALQNELLKIGGKTHITVEKIESCEFIEPEENISIATYNDHRMAMAFAPFALIKELNIENEDVVEKSYPEFWEDFEKVTTN; via the coding sequence ATGATATTAAAAAAATCAGAATTAATAGACGGAAAAAATATACAAATTACCGGTTCGAAAAGTATTTCGAACCGTCTTTTGATTTTAGGGAAATTGTTTGGGAATATTGATATGCTTAATCTTTCCAATTCTCAGGACACAACTTTATTGAAAAAAGCTTTGGAATCAGATTCCGAAACCATTGATATTCACCACGCTGGAACTGCGATGAGATTTCTGACTTCTTATTATTCCATTTTTGAAGGCAGAAAAACCATTTTGACAGGTTCTGACAGGATGAAAAATCGCCCTATCAAACCTTTGGTAGACGCTCTTCAATTGCTTGGTGCTGATATTACTTACCTTGAAAAAGAAGGTTATCCACCATTACAAATCATCGGAAAAAAGATTGAAAAAGATTCGGTTAAAATTTCCGCCAATGTTTCAAGCCAGTTTTTAACTTCTTTGATTTTAATTGGAGGAAAATTAGAAAACGGATTAACATTGGAATTGGAAGGCGAAATTACGTCTCGTCCTTATCTGGAAATGACTTTGAAAATCCTAAACGAAATCGGAATCAAGTCTCATTTTGCTGAAAATACAATTGAAATCCTACCTCACCCTGAAAATGCAAGAATCGAACATTACGAAGTAGAAAGCGACTGGTCTTCAGCTTCCTATTTTTATTCTTTGGCGGCAATTGGTAGAAAATCTATCAACCTTAGAAGTTATCACACATTGTCTTTACAAGGCGATAGCGTGATTAAGGAAATCTACTGGAAATATTTCGGAATCAATACAGTTTCGGATTATGCGGAAAATTCGATTTCATTGTTGCCAGAACCGGCCTTTCAATATCCTGAATCGATTTCTTTGGATATGAACGATTGTCCGGACATCGCTCAAACGCTTTGTGTGACGGCGACGGCATTGAAAATCCCTTTTGTCATCACAGGACTTCACACTTTGAAAGTGAAAGAAACAGATAGATTGGTGGCGCTTCAAAATGAATTATTGAAAATCGGAGGAAAAACACATATTACGGTTGAGAAAATTGAATCTTGTGAATTCATCGAACCAGAAGAAAATATCTCTATTGCGACTTACAATGACCATAGAATGGCGATGGCTTTTGCGCCGTTTGCTCTGATTAAGGAATTGAATATCGAAAACGAAGATGTTGTAGAAAAATCTTATCCCGAATTTTGGGAGGATTTTGAGAAGGTAACAACGAATTAA
- the paaC gene encoding 1,2-phenylacetyl-CoA epoxidase subunit PaaC, translated as MNNNYLNYILQLADTSLILGQRLCEWCGKGPVLEQDIAMSNIALDLLGESSNYYQYAAEIQNEGKSEDDLAFLRNEREFKNLLLVERDNGHFGDTIARQFFFDAYHHLLLTELKHHSDLKLASIAEKSLKEVTYHLKWSSEWMIRLGDGTEESHNRIQKSVESIIDFTDEMFIPTNWESELIEQNIIPDIRTFRTQWETKVLEILNEATLSVDFSKSRQLTGGKDGKHTEKMGYILAEMQMMQRTYPNMEW; from the coding sequence ATGAACAATAATTATCTCAATTATATATTACAGCTCGCCGACACCAGCCTGATACTCGGTCAGCGCCTCTGCGAATGGTGCGGAAAAGGACCAGTTTTGGAGCAGGATATTGCAATGTCGAATATTGCTTTGGATTTGTTGGGAGAATCTTCTAACTATTATCAGTATGCAGCCGAAATTCAGAATGAAGGAAAATCAGAAGACGATTTGGCTTTCCTTAGAAACGAACGAGAATTCAAAAATCTGCTTTTAGTTGAAAGGGATAATGGACATTTTGGAGATACGATTGCAAGACAATTTTTTTTCGATGCCTATCATCATCTTCTATTGACGGAACTGAAACATCATTCCGATTTGAAACTCGCTTCCATTGCTGAAAAGTCTTTGAAAGAAGTGACTTATCATTTAAAATGGAGCAGTGAATGGATGATTCGTTTAGGAGATGGGACAGAAGAAAGTCATAACAGAATTCAAAAATCAGTTGAAAGTATCATTGACTTTACAGACGAAATGTTCATTCCAACCAATTGGGAATCAGAATTAATTGAACAAAATATAATTCCGGATATCAGAACGTTCCGAACTCAATGGGAAACCAAAGTTCTTGAAATCCTAAACGAAGCAACTTTATCAGTTGATTTTTCAAAATCAAGACAATTAACTGGTGGGAAAGATGGAAAACATACCGAGAAAATGGGTTACATCTTAGCAGAAATGCAAATGATGCAGCGCACTTATCCTAATATGGAGTGGTAG
- the paaA gene encoding 1,2-phenylacetyl-CoA epoxidase subunit PaaA: protein METTEINLEEHFQNKIDNEIRIEPKDWMPDAYRKTLIRQISQHAHSEIVGMLPEANWITRAPTLNRKKILLAKVQDEAGHGLYLYCAAETLGVTRDETINDLHSGKAKYSSIFNYPTLTWADMGAIGWLVDGAAILNQVPLCRASYGPYARAMVRICKEESFHQRQGYELMMKLAQGSPEQKAMAQDAFNRWWWPTLMMFGPKDADSGNTELSMKWRIKRFTNDELRQRFVDVSVPQAEYLGLTIPDPDLKFNEETGHYEFGEIDWDEFWKVVKGNGLCNKERIKTRKKAFDDGAWVREAATAYHEKRKLREERNRKTV, encoded by the coding sequence ATGGAAACAACAGAAATCAATTTAGAAGAACATTTTCAGAATAAAATAGATAACGAAATCCGTATCGAACCCAAAGACTGGATGCCAGACGCGTACAGAAAAACCTTAATTCGTCAGATTTCTCAGCACGCCCATTCCGAGATTGTCGGGATGCTGCCGGAAGCCAATTGGATTACTCGCGCACCAACTTTGAACCGAAAGAAAATCCTTCTGGCAAAAGTTCAGGACGAGGCCGGACACGGACTTTATCTCTATTGTGCTGCCGAAACTTTAGGCGTTACAAGAGATGAAACCATCAATGATTTGCATTCAGGAAAAGCCAAATATTCAAGCATTTTCAATTATCCAACTTTGACTTGGGCAGATATGGGTGCCATCGGCTGGCTGGTAGATGGTGCTGCAATTCTGAATCAGGTTCCGCTTTGCCGAGCGTCTTACGGACCTTACGCCAGAGCGATGGTTAGGATTTGTAAAGAAGAAAGTTTCCATCAGAGACAAGGTTACGAGCTGATGATGAAGTTGGCTCAAGGTTCGCCGGAGCAGAAAGCAATGGCTCAAGATGCATTCAATCGTTGGTGGTGGCCAACTTTGATGATGTTCGGACCCAAGGATGCCGACTCTGGAAACACAGAGCTCTCGATGAAATGGAGAATCAAACGTTTCACTAATGACGAGCTGAGACAGCGTTTCGTAGATGTTTCCGTTCCACAGGCTGAATATCTGGGCTTGACAATTCCAGACCCAGATTTGAAATTCAATGAAGAAACCGGACATTACGAATTCGGAGAAATCGATTGGGACGAGTTTTGGAAAGTGGTCAAAGGAAACGGACTTTGCAACAAAGAAAGAATCAAAACCCGTAAAAAAGCCTTCGATGATGGTGCTTGGGTAAGAGAAGCAGCAACCGCTTATCACGAGAAAAGAAAATTAAGAGAAGAACGAAACAGAAAAACAGTATAA
- the paaE gene encoding 1,2-phenylacetyl-CoA epoxidase subunit PaaE — protein sequence MSTTFHPLRVKKVKKETPDCVSVSFDVPAELSEQFKFTQGQYLTFRQMNGEQELRRSYSICASPYEGELKVAVKKVPEGLFSSFMNENLKEGDVLEVMPPMGKFYTELNPENKKTYVAFAAGSGITPIISIIKSVLKNEPQSQFILIYGNKNKGTIIFKEEIEALKNRFMERLSIYHILSREVADADLLSGRINSEKAESFIKNIIPAEKIDEVFLCGPEEMILSVRDTLIQSGVEAKKIHFELFFSAASAEKKKEHELAVNKSDDDFSKVTVKLDATALKLDLAYHGPTILDAALQNGADLPYACKGGVCATCKCKLEKGEVEMDINYSLEPDEIEAGFILSCQAHPRSEEVVVNFDIK from the coding sequence ATGTCAACAACATTTCATCCATTACGAGTAAAGAAAGTCAAGAAAGAAACACCAGATTGTGTTTCCGTGAGTTTTGATGTTCCTGCAGAATTATCGGAACAATTCAAATTCACGCAAGGACAATATTTGACATTCCGGCAAATGAATGGCGAGCAAGAATTGCGTCGTTCTTATTCTATTTGTGCAAGTCCATATGAAGGCGAATTAAAAGTCGCTGTGAAAAAAGTTCCCGAAGGTTTGTTCTCTTCTTTTATGAATGAGAATCTGAAAGAAGGCGATGTTTTGGAAGTGATGCCGCCAATGGGGAAATTCTACACGGAACTCAACCCTGAAAATAAAAAAACTTATGTTGCTTTTGCTGCAGGAAGCGGAATAACGCCGATTATTTCAATTATCAAATCAGTTTTGAAAAACGAGCCTCAAAGCCAATTCATCCTGATTTATGGAAACAAGAATAAAGGAACAATTATTTTCAAAGAAGAAATAGAAGCTTTGAAAAACCGTTTTATGGAACGATTGAGCATTTATCACATTCTCAGCCGAGAAGTGGCAGATGCTGACTTGTTGAGCGGAAGAATCAATTCTGAAAAAGCAGAATCTTTTATTAAGAATATCATTCCGGCAGAAAAAATCGATGAAGTTTTCCTTTGCGGACCTGAAGAAATGATTCTGAGCGTGAGAGATACATTAATCCAATCAGGAGTTGAAGCTAAGAAAATTCATTTCGAATTATTCTTCAGTGCGGCTTCGGCGGAAAAGAAAAAAGAACACGAGCTGGCAGTTAATAAATCCGATGATGACTTTAGTAAAGTCACAGTAAAATTAGACGCGACCGCGTTAAAATTGGATTTAGCTTATCACGGACCAACGATTCTGGATGCGGCTTTACAAAACGGCGCCGATTTGCCTTACGCCTGCAAAGGCGGTGTTTGTGCCACTTGCAAATGTAAATTAGAGAAAGGCGAAGTAGAAATGGACATCAATTATTCTCTCGAACCTGATGAGATTGAAGCAGGATTTATCTTGTCTTGTCAGGCACATCCGCGTTCGGAAGAAGTAGTGGTGAATTTTGATATTAAATAG
- the guaB gene encoding IMP dehydrogenase: MSIHNKIVETAITFDDVLLVPSYSEVLPNQVSLKSRLTDKISLNVPIVSAAMDTVTEADLAIALARVGGLGFIHKNMTIEEQAAQVNSVKRSENGMIADPVTLSKDHTLAEAKALMANYKISGLPVVDKNNYLIGIITNRDVKYQENLDIKVEEIMTKENLITSDKNTNLEKAKEILLKNRIEKLPIVDKKNKLVGLITIKDIDNQLEYPNANKDQNGRLIVGAGVGVGEDTIERITALVKAGVDIVAIDSAHGHSKGVLDKISEIRKTFPDLDIVGGNIVTADAAKDLIKAGANVLKVGVGPGSICTTRVVAGVGVPQLSAIYNVYEFAKKKNVAVIADGGIKLSGDIVKAIASGAGAVMLGSLLAGTDEAPGEEIIFQGRKFKSYQGMGSLSAMKRGGKERYFQSEAKKFVPEGIEGRVPHKGKLEDVIFQLTGGLRAGMGYCGAKDIEALQKDSKLVMITGSGLKESHPHDVIITQEAPNYSL; encoded by the coding sequence ATGTCTATTCATAACAAAATTGTAGAGACAGCCATCACTTTCGATGACGTGCTTCTAGTTCCTTCTTATTCAGAAGTTTTACCTAATCAGGTTTCCCTAAAATCAAGACTTACAGACAAAATTTCGCTTAATGTTCCGATAGTTTCCGCAGCGATGGATACAGTTACGGAAGCAGATTTGGCAATTGCATTGGCAAGAGTTGGTGGTTTGGGTTTTATTCATAAAAATATGACCATCGAAGAACAGGCTGCGCAGGTCAACAGCGTAAAACGTTCCGAAAACGGGATGATTGCCGACCCAGTCACTTTGTCAAAAGACCATACTTTGGCAGAAGCTAAAGCGCTGATGGCAAATTATAAAATCTCCGGACTTCCCGTTGTAGACAAAAACAATTACCTTATCGGGATCATTACCAACCGTGATGTGAAATATCAGGAAAACCTTGATATTAAAGTTGAGGAAATTATGACCAAAGAAAATCTCATTACTTCTGATAAAAACACGAATCTTGAAAAGGCGAAAGAAATTTTGCTAAAAAACAGAATCGAGAAACTTCCAATCGTTGATAAGAAAAATAAACTGGTTGGATTGATTACCATTAAAGATATTGACAATCAATTAGAATACCCAAATGCCAACAAAGATCAAAACGGAAGATTGATTGTTGGCGCTGGCGTTGGCGTTGGCGAAGATACAATCGAAAGAATCACAGCATTGGTAAAAGCAGGCGTTGACATTGTTGCAATTGATTCAGCTCACGGACATTCGAAAGGTGTTTTGGACAAAATCTCTGAAATCAGAAAAACGTTTCCAGATTTAGATATCGTTGGTGGAAATATTGTAACCGCTGATGCTGCTAAAGATTTGATAAAAGCAGGAGCTAATGTTTTGAAAGTTGGTGTTGGACCAGGTTCAATTTGTACAACCAGAGTTGTTGCCGGAGTTGGAGTTCCTCAATTATCAGCCATCTACAACGTTTACGAATTCGCTAAAAAGAAAAATGTTGCTGTTATCGCTGATGGTGGAATCAAATTGTCTGGTGATATTGTAAAAGCTATTGCGAGTGGTGCAGGTGCTGTAATGCTTGGTTCTCTTTTAGCTGGAACAGATGAAGCTCCGGGAGAAGAAATTATTTTCCAGGGAAGAAAATTCAAATCTTATCAGGGAATGGGTTCTCTTTCGGCAATGAAACGTGGCGGAAAAGAGCGTTATTTCCAAAGTGAAGCGAAGAAATTTGTTCCGGAAGGCATCGAAGGCAGAGTTCCTCACAAAGGAAAATTGGAAGATGTGATTTTCCAATTAACAGGTGGTTTACGTGCTGGAATGGGCTATTGTGGTGCGAAAGATATCGAAGCGTTGCAGAAAGATTCAAAATTGGTTATGATTACCGGAAGCGGATTGAAAGAATCGCATCCACACGATGTGATTATTACGCAAGAAGCGCCGAATTATTCTTTGTAA
- a CDS encoding nucleotide pyrophosphohydrolase, whose product MEITTLQNQVDEWIKTIGVRYFNELTNMAMLTEEVGEVARIIARRYGEQSEKESDKSKDLGEELADVLFVTLCLANQTGTDLQSAFDKKLKVKTERDRDRHANNEKLK is encoded by the coding sequence ATGGAAATCACAACACTACAAAATCAGGTTGATGAATGGATAAAAACCATTGGTGTTCGTTATTTCAATGAATTGACAAATATGGCAATGCTGACAGAAGAAGTAGGTGAAGTTGCCAGAATCATTGCCAGAAGATACGGCGAACAATCTGAAAAGGAATCAGACAAATCCAAAGATTTGGGCGAAGAATTGGCTGATGTCCTTTTTGTGACACTTTGTTTAGCGAATCAAACAGGAACGGATTTGCAGTCAGCATTTGATAAAAAATTAAAAGTTAAAACAGAGCGTGACAGAGACCGACACGCCAATAATGAAAAATTAAAATAG
- a CDS encoding TetR/AcrR family transcriptional regulator: MMEENVLIPKIKINKKELILSEAAKLFKEKGFGGTSMRDLAEKVGMEAASMYNHIKSKDEILELICFKIANQYISQLQEIENTNQSFQEKLRAIIGLHVQLIIEDSASVSVANNDWKYLSEEKKNQYKQIRKSYEKSFANIIEQGMESGEFKKMNVSVALFTMLSSLRWIELWYKPSRDITPQELEEDLKTLLMNGLNN, from the coding sequence ATGATGGAAGAAAATGTTCTTATACCGAAAATTAAAATCAATAAAAAAGAATTGATTTTGTCAGAAGCCGCCAAGCTTTTCAAAGAAAAAGGTTTCGGCGGAACAAGTATGCGCGACTTGGCAGAAAAAGTCGGAATGGAAGCCGCAAGTATGTACAATCACATCAAATCCAAAGATGAAATTCTGGAATTGATTTGTTTCAAAATTGCCAATCAATATATTTCCCAATTGCAGGAAATCGAAAATACGAATCAAAGTTTTCAGGAAAAACTGAGAGCAATTATTGGACTTCACGTTCAGTTGATTATAGAAGATTCGGCTTCGGTTTCTGTAGCGAATAACGACTGGAAATATCTTTCGGAAGAGAAGAAAAATCAATATAAGCAAATCAGAAAATCCTACGAAAAAAGCTTTGCCAATATCATAGAACAGGGAATGGAAAGCGGAGAATTCAAAAAAATGAATGTTTCCGTCGCATTGTTCACAATGCTATCTTCCTTAAGGTGGATAGAATTATGGTACAAACCAAGCCGCGACATCACACCTCAGGAATTGGAAGAAGATTTGAAAACTTTATTAATGAACGGCTTAAATAATTAG
- a CDS encoding T9SS type A sorting domain-containing protein: protein MKKSFLFISIVITCGFGFGQINPIQNLIWNHYYDHTNYRDIYSLSWQSPETPHNELIGYNIYRGNELYKFQTTTSVGCNPDWGITSGCDFLNYNNGSSFTGFVKAVYEGNIESESFSFEVGGVMLDVTDFKLKSISIFPNPAKDILNFSEEISNIKIIDLSGKIVKQISNSEKSLNISKLGKGTYIISATTKSGETINKKFIKE, encoded by the coding sequence ATGAAAAAATCTTTCCTTTTTATTTCCATCGTAATTACTTGTGGTTTTGGATTTGGACAAATAAATCCTATCCAAAATTTAATCTGGAATCATTATTATGATCATACAAATTACAGGGATATCTACTCTCTTTCTTGGCAATCACCCGAAACACCACATAATGAATTGATCGGATACAATATCTACCGCGGAAATGAATTATATAAATTTCAGACAACAACATCTGTAGGTTGCAATCCTGATTGGGGTATAACTTCTGGCTGTGATTTTCTAAATTATAATAATGGCAGCTCATTTACAGGCTTTGTCAAAGCTGTTTATGAAGGAAATATTGAATCAGAATCTTTTTCTTTTGAAGTAGGAGGTGTGATGTTGGATGTTACTGATTTTAAATTGAAATCAATAAGTATATTTCCAAATCCAGCAAAAGATATTCTCAACTTTTCAGAAGAAATTTCAAATATCAAAATAATAGACCTTTCCGGAAAGATTGTTAAACAAATTTCCAATTCAGAAAAATCCCTTAATATTTCAAAACTTGGGAAAGGAACTTACATTATTTCCGCAACTACAAAATCGGGAGAAACCATCAATAAGAAGTTTATAAAAGAATAA
- a CDS encoding thiamine pyrophosphate-dependent enzyme, translating to MTKKHFLNKEISLTDLLKSAYRLMFTAKTMSDLFEQEKKITSKYVHATSRGHEAIQLALGMQLLPQDFVSPYYRDDSILLGVGLTPYELMLQLLAKKDDPFSGGRTYYSHPSLRRDDFPKMIHQSSGTGMQAIPTTGIAMGMKYKEETGIDDNLEQKPIAVCSLGDASCTEGEVSEAFQMAALKQLPILYLVQDNEWDISANAKEIRAQDITEYMRGFNGIETRTIDGTDFIKSYETVKECIRIIREERRPMLIHAKVPLLNHHTSGVRKEWYRDDLEECAKNDPLIKLRNTLSEFSIEDSEIEIIEKEVAELVRTDFENTVLAEDPKPEDTYKHDFAPTPITEEKGERSPSGKIPTVMVDCALFAIRELMQKHPEALLYGQDVGLRLGGVFREAITLAAQFGEKRVFNTPIQEAFIVGSTVGMSAVGLKPIVEVQFADYIWPGLNQLFTEVSRSYYLSNGKWAVSMILRVPIGAYGSGGPYHSSSVESVLTNIKGIKIAYPSTGADLKGLMKAAFYDPNPVVMLEHKGLYWSKIEGTEAAKTIEPDEDYIIPFGKAREVLLCDNQKDKPTVTIITYGMGVYWASNAAKQFDNQIEIIDLRTLAPLDENRVFGSVKKHNRCIVLTEEPVNNSFAQSLAARISENCFRHLDAPVKVVGAKNLPAIPINSELEKEMLPNTEKLIKEIEQLLKY from the coding sequence ATGACCAAAAAACATTTTTTAAACAAAGAAATTAGCCTGACTGATTTACTAAAATCGGCTTATCGATTGATGTTTACGGCCAAAACAATGAGCGATTTGTTTGAACAGGAGAAAAAGATCACTTCAAAATACGTGCACGCTACTTCCCGTGGACATGAGGCGATTCAATTGGCTTTGGGAATGCAATTGTTACCACAGGATTTTGTGAGTCCTTATTACAGAGACGATTCAATTTTGTTGGGCGTTGGATTGACGCCTTACGAATTGATGCTTCAGCTACTAGCAAAAAAAGACGATCCGTTTTCCGGCGGAAGAACTTATTATTCTCACCCAAGTTTAAGACGGGATGATTTTCCAAAAATGATTCACCAAAGTTCTGGAACAGGAATGCAAGCCATCCCAACCACAGGAATTGCAATGGGAATGAAATATAAGGAGGAAACCGGAATTGATGACAACCTTGAACAAAAACCAATAGCAGTTTGTTCACTCGGCGATGCAAGCTGTACAGAAGGCGAAGTTTCCGAAGCATTTCAAATGGCCGCTTTGAAGCAATTGCCAATTCTTTATCTCGTTCAGGACAATGAGTGGGATATTTCTGCCAACGCCAAAGAAATCCGTGCACAGGATATCACAGAATATATGAGAGGTTTCAATGGCATCGAAACCAGAACCATAGACGGAACTGATTTTATTAAGTCTTATGAAACCGTCAAAGAATGCATCAGAATCATCCGTGAAGAACGCCGACCAATGTTGATTCATGCAAAAGTACCTTTATTGAATCACCACACGTCTGGTGTTAGAAAAGAATGGTATCGTGATGATTTGGAAGAATGCGCAAAGAATGATCCATTAATCAAATTAAGAAATACACTTTCAGAATTTAGTATAGAAGATTCTGAAATTGAAATCATAGAAAAAGAAGTTGCTGAACTGGTACGAACCGATTTTGAAAATACTGTTTTAGCGGAAGACCCAAAGCCTGAAGATACTTACAAACACGATTTCGCACCAACACCAATTACCGAAGAAAAAGGAGAACGTTCTCCAAGCGGAAAAATTCCAACCGTAATGGTAGATTGTGCGTTATTCGCCATCAGAGAATTGATGCAGAAACATCCGGAAGCTTTATTGTATGGGCAAGATGTAGGTTTAAGATTAGGCGGTGTTTTCCGTGAAGCGATTACTTTAGCGGCACAATTCGGAGAGAAAAGAGTTTTCAACACACCAATTCAGGAAGCATTTATCGTTGGTTCAACAGTTGGGATGAGCGCCGTTGGATTGAAACCGATTGTCGAAGTTCAGTTCGCAGATTACATTTGGCCGGGCTTGAACCAGTTATTCACCGAAGTTTCCAGAAGCTATTATTTGTCTAATGGAAAATGGGCGGTGTCAATGATTCTGCGAGTTCCGATTGGCGCTTACGGAAGTGGCGGACCTTACCACTCGAGTTCTGTGGAAAGTGTTTTGACGAATATCAAAGGTATTAAAATCGCTTATCCTTCAACAGGCGCAGATTTAAAAGGTTTGATGAAAGCCGCTTTCTATGACCCAAATCCGGTTGTGATGCTGGAACATAAAGGATTGTATTGGTCAAAAATCGAAGGAACCGAAGCAGCGAAAACCATTGAACCGGACGAGGATTACATCATTCCGTTTGGAAAAGCCAGAGAAGTTTTGCTTTGTGATAATCAAAAAGATAAGCCAACTGTGACCATCATTACTTATGGAATGGGCGTTTATTGGGCTTCGAATGCAGCGAAACAATTTGATAATCAAATTGAAATCATCGATTTAAGAACGCTCGCACCTTTGGATGAAAACCGGGTTTTCGGAAGTGTGAAAAAACATAACCGATGCATCGTTTTGACAGAAGAACCTGTAAACAATAGCTTTGCACAAAGTCTGGCAGCGAGAATCAGTGAAAATTGTTTCAGACATCTGGATGCGCCTGTAAAAGTAGTTGGTGCAAAAAATCTTCCTGCAATTCCTATCAATTCTGAATTGGAGAAAGAAATGCTGCCGAACACAGAAAAATTAATTAAAGAAATAGAACAATTGTTGAAGTATTAG